One genomic segment of bacterium includes these proteins:
- a CDS encoding glycoside hydrolase family 97 protein, which produces MLSTFILAISFIVTGCDSNINTIETASPDGKIKVKFVLSDKGRAGYFIEFNNQRVIDTSSVGFDFNETESFDENLEIINSYTSSFDETWETIWGEQRFVRNNYKELKIELNEKNETGRTCFLVFRVFDDGVGFRFEFPEQKNLTDVTILDENTQFKLTGDHTTWWSPGDWDIYEHLFNTTKFSDIDALSKRGNEALAQTYIPENAVNLPVTMKTAEGIYISILEANLTNYADMTLKVGKENLLFQSELVGNDSGIKVKTKTPFVTPWRLILISDKATDLVCSRTILNLNEPNKLEDVSWIKPTKYVGIWWEMHLGKSTWDMKSGRHGATTENAKRYVDFASNNGIGAVLIEGWNTGWENWFGTHDREGIFDFVTPYPDYNLYEVVQYAKERNVQIIMHHETSAAIMTYEKQMDTAFALCKSLGIHAVKTGYVGQILPDGEYHHGQWMVNHYRKVMEKAAEYQMMVNVHEPIKPTGLRRTYPNLISAEGLRGQEFNAWSPDGGNPPEHLTIVPFTRMLAGPIDYTPGIFDIKLDKYKKENQVNTTLVHQLALYVVIYSPLQMAADLPENYEGHPTFQFIRDVGVDWDTSIVLNGEIGDFITIARKERNTDKWFLGSITDENERVINISLNFLDVGKKYTAVIYSDGTDSHWDKNPTSYKIENKIVNNSDTLNLKLAPGGGTAISFIPEE; this is translated from the coding sequence ATTCTTTCAACCTTTATTCTTGCTATCTCTTTTATTGTCACTGGATGTGATAGTAATATTAATACCATTGAAACAGCCTCCCCTGATGGAAAAATTAAAGTAAAATTTGTACTGTCAGATAAAGGCAGAGCAGGTTATTTCATTGAATTCAATAATCAAAGAGTAATTGATACTTCCAGTGTTGGCTTTGATTTTAACGAAACCGAATCTTTCGACGAAAATCTTGAAATCATAAATTCATATACTTCATCCTTTGACGAAACATGGGAAACTATCTGGGGAGAACAAAGGTTCGTCAGAAATAATTATAAAGAACTGAAAATTGAATTGAATGAAAAAAATGAGACTGGAAGAACCTGCTTTCTCGTTTTCAGAGTTTTTGATGATGGTGTAGGTTTCAGGTTTGAGTTTCCTGAACAGAAAAATTTAACAGACGTTACAATTCTCGATGAAAATACTCAGTTTAAATTAACCGGAGATCATACTACCTGGTGGTCTCCCGGTGATTGGGATATTTATGAGCATCTTTTTAATACAACAAAGTTCAGTGATATTGACGCGCTTTCAAAAAGAGGAAACGAAGCGCTAGCACAAACATATATTCCTGAAAATGCTGTAAATCTTCCTGTTACAATGAAAACCGCCGAAGGAATTTATATCAGTATTCTGGAGGCCAATCTTACTAACTATGCTGATATGACTTTGAAAGTTGGTAAAGAAAATCTTCTCTTCCAGAGTGAGCTTGTTGGAAATGATTCGGGAATAAAAGTAAAAACCAAAACTCCCTTCGTTACTCCCTGGAGATTGATTTTAATTTCTGATAAGGCAACGGATCTTGTATGCTCAAGAACTATATTAAATCTTAATGAACCAAATAAACTTGAAGATGTATCCTGGATCAAGCCGACAAAGTATGTGGGGATATGGTGGGAAATGCATCTTGGTAAAAGTACATGGGATATGAAGAGCGGAAGACACGGTGCAACAACAGAAAATGCAAAAAGATATGTTGACTTTGCCTCTAACAACGGAATTGGAGCAGTGTTAATTGAAGGTTGGAACACGGGTTGGGAAAACTGGTTCGGCACTCACGATCGGGAAGGTATTTTTGATTTCGTTACTCCATATCCCGATTATAATTTGTATGAAGTCGTTCAATACGCAAAAGAAAGAAATGTTCAGATCATTATGCACCATGAAACTTCTGCAGCAATAATGACTTATGAAAAACAAATGGATACTGCGTTTGCACTTTGTAAAAGTTTAGGAATTCACGCTGTCAAAACAGGGTACGTTGGACAAATTCTTCCTGACGGAGAATATCATCACGGACAGTGGATGGTTAATCATTATAGAAAAGTAATGGAGAAAGCAGCAGAGTATCAGATGATGGTCAATGTTCACGAACCAATAAAGCCAACGGGACTTAGAAGAACTTATCCGAACTTGATCAGCGCAGAGGGTTTGAGAGGTCAGGAATTTAATGCCTGGTCACCTGATGGTGGAAATCCGCCTGAGCATTTGACAATAGTTCCTTTTACGAGAATGCTTGCTGGTCCGATTGATTATACGCCCGGGATCTTCGATATAAAATTAGATAAGTATAAAAAAGAAAATCAGGTTAACACAACTCTTGTCCATCAGCTTGCACTTTATGTTGTAATTTATAGTCCGTTGCAAATGGCTGCAGATCTTCCTGAAAATTATGAGGGTCATCCCACATTTCAATTCATCAGGGATGTTGGCGTTGATTGGGATACCTCAATTGTATTGAACGGTGAGATCGGAGATTTTATTACCATTGCGAGAAAAGAACGAAACACAGACAAATGGTTTCTTGGAAGCATCACTGATGAAAATGAAAGAGTGATAAATATTTCACTGAACTTTTTAGATGTTGGGAAAAAATATACGGCCGTAATTTATTCAGATGGAACCGATT
- a CDS encoding lytic transglycosylase domain-containing protein, whose translation MKNNKSNLYFFFLGITVTIGLGFLIITFLLSNNITNANGNPDETFPQGYRIISPEIPTYLEFAGEKIPTDNFEVYERMEREFLSNTYWHSATILAIKRAYRWFPVIEPILKKNNIPDDFKYLSVAESNLENVVSPAGATGFWQFMKEAGEKYGLEINSQVDERYHVEKSTEAACKYLQDSYNMLGSWITSAASYNMGQDGVMKQQERQKAKSYFNLVLNSETSRFVARIVSLKYILQNPEKYGFDIKDDEKYEPIEFTEVTLDSSVADLADYAESLGINYFILKMFNPWLRDNYLTNKLRTDYTIKLPPKGSIEIIED comes from the coding sequence ATGAAAAATAATAAATCGAACTTATACTTTTTCTTTCTTGGAATTACAGTAACAATTGGTTTGGGATTCTTAATAATTACATTTTTACTTTCCAACAATATTACTAACGCTAATGGCAATCCCGATGAAACTTTTCCGCAGGGCTATAGAATTATTTCACCTGAAATACCAACATATCTTGAATTTGCCGGAGAAAAAATCCCGACTGATAACTTTGAAGTTTATGAAAGAATGGAAAGAGAGTTTTTATCAAATACATACTGGCATTCAGCAACAATACTTGCTATAAAAAGAGCATACAGATGGTTCCCGGTAATTGAGCCAATCTTAAAGAAAAATAATATTCCAGATGACTTTAAATATCTATCCGTTGCAGAAAGTAATCTGGAAAATGTTGTTTCTCCTGCGGGCGCTACCGGTTTCTGGCAGTTTATGAAAGAAGCCGGTGAAAAGTACGGACTCGAAATTAATTCACAGGTTGATGAAAGATATCACGTTGAAAAATCCACCGAAGCTGCGTGCAAATATCTGCAGGACTCCTATAATATGTTGGGAAGCTGGATAACTTCAGCAGCTTCATATAACATGGGTCAAGATGGTGTTATGAAACAGCAGGAAAGGCAGAAAGCAAAAAGTTATTTCAATTTAGTATTGAACTCTGAAACTTCCAGGTTTGTAGCAAGGATAGTATCCCTTAAATACATTCTCCAAAATCCTGAGAAGTACGGTTTTGATATAAAAGATGATGAGAAATATGAACCAATCGAGTTTACTGAAGTAACGCTTGACAGTTCTGTTGCAGATCTTGCTGATTATGCTGAAAGCCTTGGAATCAATTATTTTATTTTGAAAATGTTCAACCCGTGGCTTCGTGATAATTATCTTACCAACAAATTACGAACAGATTACACAATAAAACTGCCACCGAAAGGAAGTATTGAGATTATAGAAGACTGA